Proteins encoded by one window of Cannabis sativa cultivar Pink pepper isolate KNU-18-1 chromosome 4, ASM2916894v1, whole genome shotgun sequence:
- the LOC115712262 gene encoding uncharacterized protein LOC115712262 — translation MGVLANVKEKVLEKLAAAAVPAEALDKARRLLETTVRDATQAAHAISKDAIFRIKTHLVDIFPSFSPALTSKMVDEAEKEAVAAETNKDENSITISSHPESYNIPTSRL, via the exons ATGGGAGTGTTGGCCAACGTAAAGGAAAAGGTGTTGGAGAAGCTGGCGGCAGCTGCTGTCCCAGCCGAGGCCCTTGACAAGGCCCGTCGCTTGTTAGAAACCACTGTTCGGGATGCCACGCAGGCTGCTCACGCCATCTCCAAAGACGCTATATTTCGCATCAAAACTCATCTTGTTGACATTTTCCCCTCTTTCTCTCCTGCCCTCACTTCAAAG ATGGTAGACGAGGCAGAGAAGGAAGCAGTAGCAGCTGAAACAAATAAAGATGAGAATAGTATTACTATTAGTAGTCATCCAGAATCATATAACATACCCACTTCAAGGCTTTGA